The stretch of DNA TCGGAGTTTTAATTTTTAGCATGGGCTTGATCGCGATTCTTATCGGTGCAATGACAGATATCTATACGGCAAAAGTCGGCGTGATTATCATGCTCGCTATCTGGTTCATTGGTGGCGCAATTGCCATGATAGTATTCGGAGGAAAAGAAGAATAATCTCCCCCACCTGAAAGGACTTAACAATATCTACAAGCTCAGCAAGTGAGGAATACTGGAGGGATTATCATATCCCCTCATGTTGTGGGGTGTGGTCATGTATTGCTGCTGTCCCTGCCACCACTGCCCGATAGGGCAGCAAGGTGGCAGCCAACCTTGTAGATTTATAGGAGATTTAAACTACAGAGGACGAGGAGTACACATAGTGCGGAGGCAATCCACATTGTTTTCTGAGAACCTAAAAGAATCAAAGTTGAAGAAATATTCTCATTTAACCTTTTGCAGACAAAATGTTACCGACCTTCAGAGCATGGCTGTTCATCCCATGGATTAAATATCTTCACGCAACAGCGCTCTAAAACCAGCCTGTTGAAAATGCTCATCTGATGTTAAAGCATTTTGCAAACCTTGTTCTTCCATCATAATGAATGAGATACAATCCGTTAATCCCCATTCTTTATCGTTCCGTTTGTGATAGAAGTCTATGGCGCTATGCAACAATACACTATCTACTGGCAGGACATTTACATTGTGGGTGCTGTATAAACTTTCAATAAAAGAAACTGCAAGAGAACGGTTAGAGCGTGCCAGTGAATTGCCTATT from Methanosarcinales archaeon encodes:
- a CDS encoding type II toxin-antitoxin system VapC family toxin, which codes for MCQFHEQAKAIFPKIRIADEVCITETVVIEIGNSLARSNRSLAVSFIESLYSTHNVNVLPVDSVLLHSAIDFYHKRNDKEWGLTDCISFIMMEEQGLQNALTSDEHFQQAGFRALLREDI